The Coffea arabica cultivar ET-39 chromosome 1e, Coffea Arabica ET-39 HiFi, whole genome shotgun sequence genome has a window encoding:
- the LOC113707950 gene encoding vacuolar fusion protein MON1 homolog isoform X1: MPSPSNSSSYSSSSDEQNPNSAPNPNPPSIDQSLDAIENQLASISTFQPGSLLEPESEFGVNDDEIREELVNGSINEIEELPGNSEEKLKVSSSRVWANVSEMEEGAAPSSPSSSGYAGERGSSATSGVEEDGNDDYNDDEIVEVRSNGDFDGVAHSPAPWTPGKRHGDEDDDSISWRKRKKHFFILSHSGKPIYSRYGDEHKLAGFSATLQAIISFVENGGDRVKLVRAGKHQVVFLVKGPIYLVCISCTEEPYESLRGQLELLYGQMILILTKSVNRCFEKNPKFDMTPLLGGTDVVFSSLIHSFNWNPATFLHAYTCLPLAYATRQAAGAILQDVADSGVLFAILMCRHKVICLVGAQKASLHPDDMLLLSNFVVSSESFRYVQSLTDLLYVILWRFCFCPDYILISVLSLYRTSESFSPICLPRYNPMAFLYAYVHYFDVDTYLILLTTSSDAFYHLKDCRIRIETVLLKSNVLVEVQKSMLEGRMHVEDLSTNPASHPGIASPHLSQSRLATDSTERLTEFIGVGGPAGLWHFMYRSIYLNQYVSSEFALPINSLRQQKRLYRAYQKLYASMHEKDVGPHKTQFRRDENYALLCWVTQDFELYAAFDPLADKALAIKACNRVCQWVKDVENEIFLLGASPFSW; encoded by the exons GAAATTCGAGAGGAATTGGTGAATGGATCGATAAATGAGATCGAAGAGCTGCCGGGGAACTCAGAGGAGAAGTTGAAGGTGAGCTCGTCGAGAGTATGGGCGAATGTTTCGGAAATGGAGGAAGGGGCGGCGCCGTCAAGTCCGAGTAGCAGTGGGTATGCTGGTGAGAGAGGGAGTAGTGCCACCAGTGGAGTTGaggaggatggaaatgatgattATAATGACGACGAGATTGTCGAAGTTCGGAGTAACGGTGATTTTGACGGAGTTGCACATTCTCCGGCTCCCTGGACTCCCGGGAAACGCCATGGCGATGAG GATGATGATTCTATTTCAtggagaaaaaggaagaaacattTCTTTATTTTGAGTCACTCTGGAAAACCCATTTATTCGAG ATATGGAGATGAACACAAGCTAGCTGGATTCTCTGCGACTCTACAGGCCATTATTTCCTTTGTGGAGAATGG GGGAGATCGTGTGAAATTGGTAAGAGCAGGAAAGCACCAG GTTGTTTTTCTTGTTAAAGGACCAATTTACCTCGTTTGTATAAGCTGTACAGAAGAGCCATACGAGTCACTGAGGGGGCAACTGGAGCTTCTCTATGGTCAG ATGATACTTATTCTTACAAAGTCTGTAAATAGATGTTTCGAGAAGAATCCAAAATTTGATATGACGCCTTTGCTTGGAGGAACAGATGTGGTCTTCTCTTCTCTCATCCATTCTTTCAATTG GAACCCAGCTACTTTTCTCCATGCATACACTTGTCTTCCCCTTGCTTATGCAACAAGACAAGCTGCTGGTGCAATATTACAAGATGTGGCTGATTCAGGTGTCCTGTTTGCAATTTTAATGTGTAGACACAAG GTTATCTGTCTTGTTGGTGCACAAAAAGCATCCCTTCATCCTGATGACATGCTTCTTCTCTCTAATTTTGTTGTATCATCTGAATCATTTAGGTATGTGCAATCACTGACTGATCTTTTATATGTCATTCTATGGCGCTTCTGCTTTTGCCCTGACTATATTCTCATATCAGTATTGTCTTTGTATAGGACATCTGAATCTTTCTCACCAATTTGCCTACCAAGATATAATCCCATGGCATTTCTATATGCATATGTCCACTATTTTGAT GTTGACACCTACTTGATATTGCTCACTACAAGTTCAGATGCTTTTTACCACCTTAAGGATTGCAG GATTCGTATTGAGACTGTACTTTTGAAGTCGAATGTACTCGTCGAAGTTCAGAAATCCATGCTGGAAGGTCGCATGCATGTTGAGGATTTGTCTACGAACCCTGCTTCTCATCCTGGAATTGCATCCCCTCACTTAAGTCAATCTAGGCTTGCAACTGATTCCACAGAGAGGTTGACAGAGTTTATTGGTGTTGGTGGTCCTGCTGGGCTATGGCATTTCATGTACCGCAGTATTTATCTTAACCAGTATGTATCATCTGAATTTGCATTACCAATCAATAGCTTGCGACAGCAGAAAAG GTTATATAGAGCTTATCAGAAGCTTTATGCATCCATGCATGAAAAAGATGTTGGACCACATAAAACCCAGTTCAGAAGGGATGAAAACTATG CACTGCTTTGCTGGGTCACTCAAGATTTTGAGCTATATGCGGCATTTGATCCCCTCGCAGACAAG GCTTTGGCTATAAAAGCTTGCAACCGGGTTTGTCAATGGGTGAAAGACGTAGAGAATGAAATTTTCCTGTTGGGAGCAAGCCCTTTTTCGTGGTGA